In one window of Pseudomonadota bacterium DNA:
- a CDS encoding thymidine kinase — MAKLYFRYGAMGSAKTLNLLAVRHNYERQGKQVVLCKPALDRRFGDESVTSRAGITYPADILIDAETQLDFTRFEGVSCVLVDEAQFLVGGLIEQLRELTRRLDIPVICYGLRTDFQTRLFEGSRRLMELADNIEEVKTTCQFCNRKAVFNLRHDAEGRAIVEGPKVLLGGDEQYSPVCYPCYNTRVEAARAALAAVAAP; from the coding sequence ATGGCCAAGCTGTACTTCCGATATGGAGCCATGGGCTCCGCCAAGACGCTGAACCTGCTCGCGGTTCGTCACAACTACGAGCGACAGGGCAAGCAGGTGGTGCTCTGCAAGCCCGCCCTCGATCGGCGCTTCGGAGACGAGTCGGTCACCTCGCGCGCGGGCATCACGTATCCGGCAGACATCTTGATCGACGCGGAGACGCAGCTCGACTTCACGCGCTTCGAGGGGGTCTCGTGCGTGCTCGTCGATGAGGCACAGTTCCTGGTGGGGGGGCTCATCGAGCAGCTGCGCGAGCTCACGCGACGTCTCGACATCCCCGTGATCTGCTACGGCCTGCGCACCGATTTCCAGACCCGTCTGTTCGAGGGCTCGCGTCGCCTCATGGAGCTGGCCGACAACATCGAAGAGGTGAAGACCACCTGTCAGTTCTGCAATCGCAAAGCCGTCTTCAACCTGCGCCACGACGCAGAGGGGCGGGCCATCGTCGAGGGGCCCAAGGTGCTGCTGGGGGGCGACGAGCAGTACTCACCCGTCTGCTACCCGTGCTACAACACCCGTGTCGAGGCCGCTCGCGCCGCGCTGGCCGCGGTCGCCGCCCCGTAG